TGTTGTTTTCTAATATATTAAACATGTCAAGTCGTATTGATGAAAATAACTATCATGGGGGAGAACAAGATGTAACTGAAGCAGTCAAGATTAGATTATATCCTACAGATGAGCAGAAAAAGATAATTAATCAAAATATTGGAAATAGGGGTTTTATTTGGAATAAAATGCTTGTAAAAATCAAATATGAAAATGTGAAACCCACTCAGAAAACATTAAACAATATTCTCAAAGAACTAAGAAGTGAATATCCGTTCCTTGAAAAAAGTGAATCCAGCAGCCGACAGCAGGTTTACCGGGATCTTATAAAAGCATATAATAAACATAAGAAAGAAGGTGCTGGATTTCCCAAGTTCAAATCAGAAAAAAATCCCAATACCTCATTTAGAATACAAGCCAACAACAATAACATCCACTTAAATGAACGAAAAAACAGGATACAAATACCGACAATCGGTAAAATCAAATTCAAAACCAGTAAAGAACATAAACAAAAAATACAGGAATCCAAAATCAACAACATAACAATCAAACACGAAAATGGCATATACATGGGAATAATAAACATAAACACAATAAATACTCCCTTGAAGTACTGTTTTGAAGCCGTTGGCATTGATATGGGTATTAGAAGACCATTAACCTGCAGCAATGGTTTAAAAATCGAAGAATTTGATTTAACACGAGAAGAGAAAAACGTTAAATATTATCAGCGTGAAATGAGCAAAAAACAACCGGGAAGCAAAAATTATTGTATAGCTCAAAAAAGATACTGGAAAGCATTGAACAAGAAAATCAACAAGAAAAACGACCAATATCACAAAATCACACACCATATAGTAAAAAACAATCAGGTAATAGTACTAGAAACACTAAACATAAAAGGATGGTTTAAAAATAAGCATTGGGCTCCAAAATTACAACGCATATCATTATACGAGATAATAAGACAACTAAAATACAAATCAGAGCGAAACAATCGTAAAATAATTCAAGTGGGAAGATTTTTCCCTTCAAGCCAAAAATGCAGCAACTGCGGATACCAATACTATGATTTGGAATTGGGTGAAGAAGATTGGATCTGTCCGGTATGTGGAAAACATCATGATAGGGACTTAAATGCAAGTATTAATATAAAAAATGAAGGATTAAGATTAATCCTAGAAAAAATAATAAAGACAATTTCATATTTGGGATTGTCATGGCCTGCGGTGCGCGGGTATCGGCTCGAAAGTATTAACATTCCACTCAACAAAGAGTATGTTAAAAAATCGAGAATCCCCAACTTCTTAAAAGTTGGTGGAAGTTCAAAAAATCGACCTGTACCATTGAATAGATTCCAAATATTACAATAATGATATATAAAAAATAGGTTAAGGTTTTTGGAAGTTTATTTTCAACTTTTCTAAACAGTCCATTAATATTCATACCCAGATGGATTCCCAGCAGTATTAAACATAAATAAGCAAGGATTTTGTGAAGATAAACTGTTGTTAAACTTCCAATATTCAAAAATGTCAATATCTCTTGGCTGGATAGCAAACCAAAGATCATGGTTAGGATAAAGACAATCATAAACACTACATTAATGATTAAAAATGAACTTCTTTTTAGGTTATATTTTCCTTTTGGAATTGCTTTGATGTATTTTCCATTTAAGATTAGATGGACAATAACTAATGCAAGTAAGCATACCGACTATTTCATGTATTTGTGGGGGAAGATATACTTTTGAAAACTCAATCAGCATTAATATAAACATTAGTATGTCTATGATTATCTTTTTCATCAAATCACTAATATCCTAAACCTTTTAACCAGTCTATTGTTTGCTGTTTTCCATCGTCGCTTCTGGCGGTTTTTCCGTCTAGTGCGAGACCTTTTGTATTGACTTTTGCATTTGGCAGTTTTGTCTGTATTGACGGATATGTTCCGGCATCCCCTGATCCTTCATGGGTGTTGAATGGGATTACATTTTTTCCGTTGAAATCATATTCTTCCATGAATGTGTACATTATCATTGGAAGGTCTCCCCACCATATCGGATAGCCTATGAATACTGTGTCGTAGCTATCAAAATTATTGATTTTATCCTGAATCTTTGGTCTTGCGTTATCGTTTTTTTCTTTTTGTGCAATATCTGTACATTCATCATATTTTTCAGGGTACTTATCTACAGGAACTATCTCAAAAGAGTCAGCTTTTAAATATTCCTTGATATATGATGCAACCATTGCGGTGTTTCCGACTTCTACATTACCGACATTGTAGTTTTCACCGGTTCTTG
This is a stretch of genomic DNA from Methanobrevibacter sp.. It encodes these proteins:
- a CDS encoding RNA-guided endonuclease TnpB family protein, translated to MSSRIDENNYHGGEQDVTEAVKIRLYPTDEQKKIINQNIGNRGFIWNKMLVKIKYENVKPTQKTLNNILKELRSEYPFLEKSESSSRQQVYRDLIKAYNKHKKEGAGFPKFKSEKNPNTSFRIQANNNNIHLNERKNRIQIPTIGKIKFKTSKEHKQKIQESKINNITIKHENGIYMGIININTINTPLKYCFEAVGIDMGIRRPLTCSNGLKIEEFDLTREEKNVKYYQREMSKKQPGSKNYCIAQKRYWKALNKKINKKNDQYHKITHHIVKNNQVIVLETLNIKGWFKNKHWAPKLQRISLYEIIRQLKYKSERNNRKIIQVGRFFPSSQKCSNCGYQYYDLELGEEDWICPVCGKHHDRDLNASINIKNEGLRLILEKIIKTISYLGLSWPAVRGYRLESINIPLNKEYVKKSRIPNFLKVGGSSKNRPVPLNRFQILQ
- a CDS encoding flavodoxin; this encodes MNQKIILFTIILIVLGLGISEVTAITDAETQANDILNKNNTDSKVLVVYFSRTGENYNVGNVEVGNTAMVASYIKEYLKADSFEIVPVDKYPEKYDECTDIAQKEKNDNARPKIQDKINNFDSYDTVFIGYPIWWGDLPMIMYTFMEEYDFNGKNVIPFNTHEGSGDAGTYPSIQTKLPNAKVNTKGLALDGKTARSDDGKQQTIDWLKGLGY